TGAACAAACTGAATGCATTCCCGTTGGGTAGACCCCAAATTTCATGCGCTGCTCAAGGGGCTTATCAATTTGGGATCGGAAACCGAGCAATCCGAACTCGAGCATGCAGTTGTCATTGGACAATTCACCTTTGTTGTCACTGCACTGGGGGTTGTTCCTGTCGCCTCTATCCCCTCTTCGATCGGAGTCCCATTTGGAGACCCAGTTTGTGGTATTCCTGCTCTGGATTTTTGGCGGAGGAGAGGGTTGTTTCCCTGCCCCCGCCAACGGGCAGTTGTATTAGGGTCATATTTCACTTGTAGGGTTTCCAGCGAagtttcattttaattttattgtgtTCGCCGTGTTCCCCCATTCGAGTTTTGccctttgttttgtttggtaGTTTTTGCTTTACTTTTCCGGCAGTACATTATtccaaccaccaccacaaaaacaaaaatgccacCCTCCTGTggtaaaatatgtattttagTCACAACTCTTCTTAAGTCCGGTAGCATTTTGTGTTTCTGGTGATTTGGTGTATTTCGTAGTGTTTTGGTAGTTAAATGCAATATGTTTCATCCCGAGATCCGCCTTTGTTTTCACCAAATATTATGTCACTCCAAATGAATGTGGTACTATGAACAATATGTTCGATTTGTTGGGCTGGCAGCTAAAATCCAATCGATTAGATTGGCAGCAATTGATAGTTGGCCTTGGTTAGGAGGCTGATAAAAGTATAGGGTGTGCATCAGCACTGAGATCTTTgcgaattttaattaagtttattAAATGGGTTTATCCTTGAACAAACAAATTCTGCTGAATTTCGCTGATACATCAGTTTAAAGTTGTTTTGCTCACTTCAgatggtttcttttttttttttgtttagacTGTTGtttggccagcatttgtgcCGGTCTCAATTTCAGCGAAAACGTGGCGAAACTAGTTTAAGACCATATTTTCTGCTTTGATTGCAATATTTTTCCAAAGTGTTTCAGCTTTCAAGCATTGGGGGTAATGGAGACAAGGCAcctgcatatgtatgtacatatatgtagaaAGAACCAGACATGCAAAAAGAATCGCTAGAGTGCGAATTTGCACACCTTGTTTGCTATTTTTTCAGCATTCCGCGAGAATCGCTTTTCGGTGGTTATGTCTTCCTCTAATCCCGGCCTGTTATTTCTGCCACGAGTGTTGCCGATCCCTGCTGATCGCCACAAATCAGGCTGCCAGTACGTGCCGGGCATCGATGATCGCAAAGTATCGTCGGCAAACGGGCACGTCCCGTCCGATGATGGTCAGCATTTTATCGTCTTCTTTTCGAAAATTTCCCTTTATGAACGGCCAGTCTCATTGCTATGCATTCCAATACTGAGAGTGGAGCGAAGGAATCGCTGGCCAACTAATAAGCGTTTTAGCACAGAAGCCACGTACCACCGACTTCATAGAGTTATTAGTGCCGTACAAGGCGTCATGGTGATAAGATGGCCAAGGGGAAACCGCTTGCGGTCGCCATATATCATGTAGGTGCATAAGTGCATATTCCGCCCAGATCCATTTTCCCATGGGTTTCcatgctgctcctcctgctcatTGGAGGAGAACCGCCAGGGAAACAACTTCTACTGGCGATGGTCAAAGAGCTAAACCACCGGGGTCACGGAAAAATAATTGCCAGCGGATGAGGGAGGAATTCATTTGCAAATAATTACAGATCATCTGGTAACCATTCCAATTCGCAAACAGAAAGTGTCAGAATGGAAATGTGAAGAAGTTGCATATGCTATAGTTATCTTGGGTTTAAagaaattgcattttcatAAAGGGATTAATTGGATAATAACAGGCCCTAGGGAAACGTTGGAGTCTTCTTTCAAACCCTATAAGTATGGAGTTGGTTGGACATGTTTGTCATAACAAACTAGGAGACCATGTGAAAAACATTACTTTTTGAAGAGTGAAAAACGACCCCACTCAAGGATAAAGGACTAAGAACTTCTTGCACTTACTTTTAAGTGTGAAATGACGAGTATCTTTTCTTGAAAATGTATGTAAGGCCTGCCAAATGCTAAATAATCATATACGAACATACATTCACTTCCAGAGAGTAATGAACTGGGCATAATACCAGTGTTTATAGCGATGCCCCCATCAATAATTCAAATCAATGTAGACCGTCTGTCTGGGCAGCCTGGTAATTGAAACTGTGATGAATAGTCAGCTAGTGTTAATAGGCATCTTGGCAGCCTTGCATTCGACTGTTCATCCGTGGACATTCGCTCGTCGCTACTCCACCTCGTCTCCACTCCGTCTCCGTTCCACCATAATTAATCAAAGCGAGACCTTGGCAGCAGCATCTACCCCATCAACAGGTAGTAAAACGCCAAGACGTGCCCCATCAATACGTATCCATCTGTAGCTGTGgaagtatctgtatctttttcTGTCTTTGTTTCTGCAGAACGACGAGGGAGTTGTTCGATTCGTGCGTGACAGAAAGAGTTGTGCTGAGTTGAGTAGATTTCGAGTTGAGTGATTTGAATATGATAATCTCTAGGAAGATACTCAATGATCTGCTAAGAAATGCTTGACTTTATAGATGTTGAAGATATAAGATATTCCCATAAGTCCTACATTGTAATAAGTTTTTGCCAAAAGCAACAAGGTAAAAGCCTTTTGGTCAGTGGATATTTCTGTACCTGAAGAACAGTCTTAAGTTCGAGTTGGGTTGCAAAGAAGTTTGAAGACTGGGGAATGGAACTTGAACTCAAAGAGAGACTTCGCGACCCGGGCAGCCAAAGAGAAGCCCTGGGAGAGACTTGAATCCAACAGATACACACCTCGATCGGAGCCGTTTCAGAAATACTGGTTTTTCCTCAAGCCGCGTTCGTAACGAAGATTTGCTTTCATTTTTCCGTTAAAATCTGCCCAGGTATGGGTGAGTATCTATGTATCTTTGTGCGGCGGCGTTGGCGTCAAGGTGAGTTATCTCAGTacctgtatctgtatccgaaCGCGGGAATATTTGTATCTGCGTGTGCGTGTGGTGAGGTGAGCCCAGGTAGTCAAGTCTTTGCTCTCTCATCTTGCCTTGGCTTGGGTTCTTCCGACCACCTCACCTTCCCGGGATTTCGTTGATGCCCTTTCCCCGCTATGTTAATCCACTGGCCAAACATCCCAGGGGCCATACCATGCCATGACAAAGAATCGGGCCCATACACACCTGAGGAGTGcgttggcagctgcagctgcgcAGGTAGCCAGAAGAGGTTATTTGATTACTCAACCATTTTACTTGCCGATTTTCGCCTGTTCTCAGCGCTTCCTCTGGATCTTCGGTCTTCGTCCCAGAGCCACATGTTGCCGGTGAAACCTCACGTCGGCATGTCCGGCACAAATTTTTGCTGctcgtttctttttttcagcTGGAACTTAAGACGAAAATTGAAAAGACATCTGTCGTCGTCAGATCGATTTTTTTGTCAGTTGGGCATTTCCGCAATGGGAACAATTTGATACCACGAAatgtttggtttttgtttcaCCAAAGTGCTTCATGGTTGAGGTTGCATTTAATTGATTCAAAATTTGAGTATTTGATGGACCCTCGACATCTATACATGTCGATCCCTTCGCATCTCTTAAAGCGAAAGGCACTTCAAGTTTCTTTGGCTTTCAAAATGTTGATATGTTTGAAGAgtcaattgaaattgaatattCCTGGAATACAAAAAACAGTTTTGTGCTCAAAAAACAAGCACAAGCAGTAAGaagttttgatttattttggtTGCACCTCGGATAAGATCAAGCAGCTAGACATACACACCATTAATCTCCAGCTTGAAAGGACATCCAGACGGCAGCTGCAACACATTCATCTGGCCCAAAGTCGTATCTAACAGATACCCTCGGCTGCCTTGACATATCAGCCATGCAAATCTTAATGAAGTTCTCTGCCGCAGCGAtccacacacagatactcgtACAATTGCAGCTGTGGGGGGAATCCAAATGCACCTGCTGCAACGAATACACATTTTCTTTACCACTCGCCGTCCATTTACGAATTGAACCGCTCCAATTTTGTTCATTGACTTGTGCCGCAATCGATTTTGTTGAAACCGAACGAATCCAAAGGCAAGCGTAACCTACTTTCCGCTGATAAGATAATGACGCTTTTCCTCCGCTTACAGTTTACAGTAGCGCTCGCCGACGCCTCTCAGTCAATGACTTACCATCTATGTATACATAGGTGCCTATATACCCAcagtacatatgtatgtggcTTAGTCTGGCGATGAGCAAACATAGCTAACTCGAGCACTTGTGTACATTTTCATTGCTTCTAATAAAATCCAGGGAACGGGGCTTGCTGGCTTTGAGATACGTCTGGTTCTATGTGGCACCTCCTCCAATCGAACAAAGCGCATTCCAGATCACTGGACGGACGCACTTCCTCAAACGGTTATCTCGATCGTTAAATGATCAACACAGAAATGTATtcgattttattatattttttattttaacacaattgttgtgtgtttgtgtggctCTTTCGTTTGTTGTAAATTATACAATTAATTAATATgtactatatataaataaagtaTCTCAACTTTTCTATGATTGGTTCGCCTTGGCATGTAAAAAATGTCCCCTTACGGCTTAATTGAGTCTTAGTGTCTACGGGAAAAGACTTACAAAAATACATATCGCATTGATTTATTGAACATTTTCACTTACACATATGTctctatatttatatttatatatattatatccgCTCTAATATAACATGGATATAGATGCACGCGTGTTTCGTTCGCAATTACAGGAAGAGTTTGCGTCTCCCTCGATTCGATAAGTTTAAATTAGGTTAAACTAGTTTATACATGTACTAGAAGACAACCCTAAGAACTTATACAAATATTGATAGGGTTTGCAGCTCTATATAAATTAAGATCGAAGAGTTAGATTAGAAATACCGACTTGTCTTATCAAATGTAGTGCCCCTTTGATTTTGTGTTAATTTGTTTTGGGTCGGAAGTTTTAACGAATGCTAATTGAAGATCTGTCTTGTTGGGGCCCTAATGCGATATGATTGCTCATACTATGTTTTGTAATGCATTTTCAACTAACATATTTAGGTTATAAAATAAGCTAATAACTAGTGTTGGTATTATGAAGTCTTATGCAACGAAAAATGCATACTGATTTCGGGATTCGCTTCTAGGAATATTTCGTTTTCTggacattttaatttatatttcgattttatttcTACCCCATTTGTGTTCCCCTAAATGTGTGGAATCGAAGCATTAACAGTTCTGCACAAATTTGCTGTTTGTTCGCAGTTGCTTGGCTATATTAGTGTTTGCTTTAGTTTAAATAGTTCGTTTACGTAAGATCAAGATCACTTTTTGCATTTacacaacaaacaacaaaaacgtCTTCCCCAGGGCCCTTGCAATATTCCtccataaaaatatatatgtatatatataatatatagttTACCCATATATATGGGTATATATCTCTGAATCGACTTTGGAGCCGGCTAGGCCGGCGCCTTGTCCCGACACTATCAACATCCGTACAACTCTTAGCATATAAAAAGTCTTTTCAATTTCTACGTCATCATACCGCGGCTGGCGAAGATTCCTAGATGCGCCAGCCCTGGTCGTCGTCCACGTTGGAGTCTGTGTCTGAGGGCTCCTCGCCGTACATGTCGGCCAGTTTGCGGAAGCGCGGTCCAAAGTTGGACAGGTAGTCGAAGTTGAGATCGCCGTCGTCGGTGCAGGACGCCAGACTGGAGAGGCTGCCATCGGAGTTGCCGTCACCCTCGTACGCGTAGTGCCGCACATCGTCCACGGTTGTGGCGCCCACATCCCGGTCGCAGTTCTCCTTCTTGTCGCCCAGGAAGTCGGCGATGTCGGGTATATCGTTGGGGTCACGCATGTTCCCCTGTAACGCATGAGGATCTTTGTACAGCTTCTCCTCGTAGAAGGGCTGGGTGCGCAGGACATTCAGATCATAGTCCGTGTCCCGCTCGCCGCCACCCTCGTCCTCGTAGTTGATGATCGTTTCGCGAATGTCGTCGATGTCCTTTTCGTGCCAGCCgttcttctgcttcttctgcACCACCACTGCCAACAGGATGATCAGCAGTAGCGCGAGGCATACAATGATCGCGATGATGAAGTTTCTATCAATTCCAAAACTGAACGCCACGGCCACGGACTGCTGGCAACCGCTGTCGATGTTCCGGAACACGGAGGGCATTCCCAAGTTGTAAGTCTGCTCGTTAATCGTCAGGTTGCGAATGCAACCGAAGAAACCCTTCTGGTTGGGAACGTGCGTCCAATTAAGCTGGCGTCCAAGTTGCTCCAGATCCACCGGAGTGCCGCCCAACTGCAGCGGTGCGTTCACATTGAGGAACTCATTGGGGCCAATTGGGGCGCCCAGTGTCTGGCAGGTGGACAGCCGGCAATTGTCCACAGTCATCTCAATGCTGGTACGCTGCAGGATAATGTCCAGTTGGTAGCTGCGGTCGGCCACCATCTTGATGTGCTGATGGCGGATGCGAATGGCGCCTGATCCGTAGTCCACAGTCAGTACCGGATAGCCATTGTCCAATTCCAGAGCTAGGAAATCAGAAATGGCCAGCAGCGGATTGAAGTTAAGTGGTCCCAGGTACATGATCAGGCCCTGGTCGATCTGGGGCGTGATCTCCAAGCTAATCTTGGTGTTGTTGCAGGCGGCAATGGGCTCGTAGAAGGCATACCCGGAGCCGTAGAATGCCACGGAGACGAGTTCGCAGTGGGGACCGGTGAATCCGTCTATGCAGTCGCACACGTCGTTCTCTCCGTACCGCGGAGATCCTCCGTTTAGACAGCGCCTCATTAAAGGAGCCTCGCATACGCATTGCGCTTGAACGAAGGCATTCACGCCCACGAACGATGTGGTATTCGAGTAGATCATGTATGGCACCGAGCTCTTGTGCAGCTCATTGGTGCACGATTCCTCGCACTTGAACTTCTCGATCAGACACTCGTCAATGTTCACCATCAGCATCTGCAGGTCTAGTTCGTTCTCCAAACGCTGCTGATTCTGTGCCACTATTCCATTTAGTTTCTCCGGAGCGTAGTAGGGTGAGCCGTGGGCAGAGAAGCGCACATCGAGCGTATGATTCTCGTTTTGGAGCACAGTGAACACGTCCACGTTGGAAACCGACGTATTGAAAAGCTTGGAGAGCGAGAGCTGCAGGCGATCCTTTAGGGAAAGGGCATCCGGTGACTGGAAGTCGCGCGGCACACTGATAAACTCCTCCTTGGTTACGTTGATGAATCGGATGCTGCCGCTCTTGTCCACTGCCTCCTCGGGCAGCTCGCGGACCACCACGGTGACATATGCATCTACGGAGTGACGGGGCACGAACATGGAGTCCTCGGTCACTACGAACGACAGGTCGTACTCTCCCTCGGCGGTGTGAACCAGCATGGTGATCATACCCGTGCTGGGATTAAGCCTGAACTGATCGTGAGGAAGGTCCTTCCATTCAAAGTACTTGTCATCCAAGTCCCAGTCATCCAGATCATCTACGAACACGCGACCAATATCGGTTTCCGGCGCTTCTCCCTTGTAATTGTAAATGAAGATGCGCGACGATCCCTCGCTCATGGCATTGTCGTTGACATCCCCGATCACCAGGTGCAGGATGCTTACGGCACTTTGTCGCGGAACGCCAGAATCACTGATGCGGATGGGGATGAAGTACTCCTTTTGAGCCTCCCGATCAAACTGGACGTTGGCGTGCAAATAGTCTCCATCCATGCTGAACTTGGTCTTGATGTCCGGAGTGGCTTCGCTGTCAATGCCGAAGGTGAAGTTACCTGCCCCCGGAGTGTCGTCGTAGTCGTTGGCCTGCAGTTGCACAACATGGCCGGGATTGCGGTTCTCCTGCCAGTAGACAGGCATTTCGTTGATCAGGAACGGAGCGTTGTCGTTGATGTCCTTCAACGTGACAGTGACCTCTTTCACTGTGCTGACCGTGGTTCCTACTCCATCCTCATCATTGGCCTTGATCAAAACCTGCCAGTTCTTGTGACCGTTGGGCGGATCGCGGTCCAGCGTCTTGACCAAACGTAGGCAGCCACTGTTGTCAATGGTCCATCGGTTTCCATCGTTCTGGTGAATCGAATAGACGATATGCTGATCTGCGTTGCGATCCTTGATGTCCGGATCGTAGGCTTCGACAGTGAGGATGCAGTCGTCATATGTGGTCTCCTCCAGAATGGTGACGCTGTAGTCCTGCTTGAACACCGGTGGGTTGTCGTTCACGTCTTCAATTTTGATAACCACTGTAGTGTAGTCGTCGTAGATTCCATCGAAGGCCCGCACCTTCAGCTCGTACTCCGTAATCGTTTCGTAGTCCAACTTCTGGTTGACCGTGATTTTGCCGGTCTTGAGGCCAATCTTGAAGGCATCACCCACGTTACCGCTCTCAATGCTGTACAGGATCTGGGATGCGTTATCCTCGTCCTCCGCCTTTACCTCAATGACCTCGGTATTCGTATTGGCATCCTCGAGCAGTCTTTCTGCCAAATATTTATCCTGCTGGAAGTGCGGCTTGTGGTCGTTCTTGTCTCCAATGGAGATGCGGAACACTTGGTGGCCACGGTTCGGCTCTCCATTATCAAACAGACTCGATGGCGAATTGTCGCTGGCAATAACCTTTACGTTGTAGAAATCGCGTTCCTCGCGATCAAATGTCGTCAGTGCGGTAATGTTACCGGTATTGGGGTCGATGGTGAAGTACTCCCGATTGTCGGCCAGCTCGAATGACACAATATTATTGGCCGAGGTGCCGTCCATGTCGAAGGCACGCACCTGCATAACAGGCGTGCCGGGTGGTTCGTTCTCCAGGATAGTGCCCGATTTGACCTCAGTGTAGTAGGGGATGTTATCGTTGACATCCTCCACCTGAATCTTGATCTGATGTTCTGTGCCCAGTTCGTGTGTATTCCGCACAATCATGGTGAGGGTGTAGTCCGTGATGGCCTCGTAGTCCAGAGTCTTGCCCAGGCTAATGGTCACCTCATTGCCGATCTGATTGAACACGAATGTGTTCTTGCTGTTTGTCTGCTCCGTGCGGCCGGTGTTCAGTTCGAAGATTACCTCCGGCTTGTCCGGCATATTGGAAACGGCTCGTAACGTGGCGATCGGATGTGTGAAGTTTTTGAGATTCTCCTTCAGGTAAATGGGCGTATCGATCGGATTCACGAATGATGGCGGCTTAATTGAAGACTCCACCACCCGGATGCGCACTTCGATTTGCGCATCCTGCGGCGGATCTGGCACCACGTTATATGCCCGCACAATTATAGCGTACGATTGGCCGGGTCGCTTGTCAATCGGTCGTTTCAGGTAGATAATACCCGACTCCTTGTCAATCTTGAAGTACTGGAAGTCGCGCTCCCGCAGAATCTCGTACTCGACCAAACTGTTGTTGCCATCGTCGAAGTCACTGGCGCTGATAGTCATCACCACCGCGTCGGGCTGCAAGTAGAAGGTAAAGATAAAGCCACGGATATTTGGGGGTTTCTGGTTTACTTCCGTCCACACAACTTTCCTGCAAGTTTGCCCAAACCAGGAGCAAGCACATGACCCCGCTCTAGTTTCCTCAATCTCCTTTTTTCTATGCAACCTGGGCGAAGGCCTAATTAGAACTGAAACCTTTTCGCAGAAAAGCTTCTCTGCTGACAAAGCTTTGGTAAAAATAGCTGCGTTTGTTGTGGATATGAAGAGGAAATCGgggaaaataacaaatatacgATAACTATCTGCTGTACTATCCCTTAACTACAAAGTAAAAAGGCTTTCCGAGATTGATTACAATTAAGAGATGCTCCTGGAGATCCTCAGAATATCAGAACTTGTTTCTTCTTATCTAAGAAgcctaataaaattataataatttaactAATTGTAGTATTTACCTAAAATGGCTCTCTATTGCGGTACTAAGATATTGTTGTGGTAAAACTAATGCACGCCATTACAAGTACTTAGCTACATTTAGTTTTCTACCACTGTTTTGTGGTACGACAAGTTTTTCTGGTCGCAAACATGGAAATGGCG
This genomic interval from Drosophila mauritiana strain mau12 chromosome 2R, ASM438214v1, whole genome shotgun sequence contains the following:
- the LOC117135443 gene encoding DE-cadherin translates to MSTSVQRMSRSHHCINMSATPQAGHLNPAQQQTHQQHKRKCRDLGRRLIPARLLLGVIVAISLLSPALALHSPPDKNFSGDNRKPAFKNCAGYAPKVKEEQPENTYVLTVEAVDPDPDQVIRYSIVQSPFERPKFFINPSTGVIFTTHTFDRDEPIHEKFVFVTVQATDNGLPPLDDVCTFNVTIEDINDNAPAFNKARYDESMSENAQPDAVVMTISASDFDDGNNSLVEYEILRERDFQYFKIDKESGIIYLKRPIDKRPGQSYAIIVRAYNVVPDPPQDAQIEVRIRVVESSIKPPSFVNPIDTPIYLKENLKNFTHPIATLRAVSNMPDKPEVIFELNTGRTEQTNSKNTFVFNQIGNEVTISLGKTLDYEAITDYTLTMIVRNTHELGTEHQIKIQVEDVNDNIPYYTEVKSGTILENEPPGTPVMQVRAFDMDGTSANNIVSFELADNREYFTIDPNTGNITALTTFDREERDFYNVKVIASDNSPSSLFDNGEPNRGHQVFRISIGDKNDHKPHFQQDKYLAERLLEDANTNTEVIEVKAEDEDNASQILYSIESGNVGDAFKIGLKTGKITVNQKLDYETITEYELKVRAFDGIYDDYTTVVIKIEDVNDNPPVFKQDYSVTILEETTYDDCILTVEAYDPDIKDRNADQHIVYSIHQNDGNRWTIDNSGCLRLVKTLDRDPPNGHKNWQVLIKANDEDGVGTTVSTVKEVTVTLKDINDNAPFLINEMPVYWQENRNPGHVVQLQANDYDDTPGAGNFTFGIDSEATPDIKTKFSMDGDYLHANVQFDREAQKEYFIPIRISDSGVPRQSAVSILHLVIGDVNDNAMSEGSSRIFIYNYKGEAPETDIGRVFVDDLDDWDLDDKYFEWKDLPHDQFRLNPSTGMITMLVHTAEGEYDLSFVVTEDSMFVPRHSVDAYVTVVVRELPEEAVDKSGSIRFINVTKEEFISVPRDFQSPDALSLKDRLQLSLSKLFNTSVSNVDVFTVLQNENHTLDVRFSAHGSPYYAPEKLNGIVAQNQQRLENELDLQMLMVNIDECLIEKFKCEESCTNELHKSSVPYMIYSNTTSFVGVNAFVQAQCVCEAPLMRRCLNGGSPRYGENDVCDCIDGFTGPHCELVSVAFYGSGYAFYEPIAACNNTKISLEITPQIDQGLIMYLGPLNFNPLLAISDFLALELDNGYPVLTVDYGSGAIRIRHQHIKMVADRSYQLDIILQRTSIEMTVDNCRLSTCQTLGAPIGPNEFLNVNAPLQLGGTPVDLEQLGRQLNWTHVPNQKGFFGCIRNLTINEQTYNLGMPSVFRNIDSGCQQSVAVAFSFGIDRNFIIAIIVCLALLLIILLAVVVQKKQKNGWHEKDIDDIRETIINYEDEGGGERDTDYDLNVLRTQPFYEEKLYKDPHALQGNMRDPNDIPDIADFLGDKKENCDRDVGATTVDDVRHYAYEGDGNSDGSLSSLASCTDDGDLNFDYLSNFGPRFRKLADMYGEEPSDTDSNVDDDQGWRI